tccTGTAAAAAACAATCCTAAGTTCATAACAGACTTGAGCAAAATGACTAATTACAAGgattaatttaaaacccaaatgatgaattaaaaaaataaaggaaacgAAAACAGCCATAAACTCGAAGAAAAGACATGATGTTACACTCATTGTTCAGATCACAACCTACAATAGAAAACTcacaaaataaaacatgaaattaaagctcttATGAAAAAGATTGAATATTTCTACAATTACATTATCATGCCCAAGAAAACCCAATCATAAGCGTTTCTGGTATCCAATAAACGGAAAATTTACGATCTTAATCGACTCAAAACGTAACATAAAAATtggatattaaaaaaataaagatccagaaaattggataaattttaaaactcttaCCTTGACAGCTTTTGAgtaatgatgaagatgatgatcccGAAGAACTCCGAATCTGATTACTTGATCAGAACTGAGTGACTAGAAAAAACTAGGAGTCTAGCAGATATGTGAGAGAGTTGGCTTCCGAACGATGTCGTTTTTGGAACTTGCTTTCTAGTTCAAAAAATACCTAGAAGTTTAGGttggaaaatttaaagaaaaaaatttaaagaaaaacatTTTTATGTAATGTGGCTGCTGGGATTCGAGCCCAGGTCTCCACGGCCACAACGTGGAATTCTCACCACTAAACTACAGCCACATGTTGTTGAGGGAAtgataaacattttaattattgtaaaatttataattctttttatttatttattaattataaatctaAATAGTTTCATGTGCCAATACCATCAATACCGTACTGATAAATATATCGTtctttattgatatttttatcagtataatttaatatatagttTTAGATTTATGGATAtacgaaaattaattttttatattaaattaataagattaaataaatttatttataaagtatTCATTAATATTATCCatcattcaataaaataaaaattatttcatatattaaataataagatgATCTTATAAATTTTTCCTCATAATTTTTCCTACGAATTAAAAATTACATGACACTAGTTTTTTATatcaatattcacatatattatatttttattgaaatagtcATTTAAGTTGGATGAAATCAAGTTATTAGctggattttttaaaataatgtaattAGCTTTCTTCAATTTCATTGGCTATGTACTTATTGATACAAATTATTCTGCCGATAGAGTGGAATGGGACACAACCCAGTGATACAAATGCTACaaattgaaattttcataaaaataaatatatataattttgggtTCTAATTTATTATACTAACTGATACATAGAGGCGGCACCAATCCTAGTTTGGTAAATTTGCTTCTTTAgactttgaaatttttataaatataattaatacaataGTAGAATTTTTGTTTTAACCATCAAAATTTTCGGTTCTATTTTGGCCCACTGTGAATTCTCTGCCAAAGCAAAATACGAGACTAGATAAAAAAGAAACTTCCATGTATAGTTTTGATCTAATAAGAACTCTTatatacccaaattatgaatatatatatatataaaagtctaattttttatacaattacgATAAAGCGGTAATAATGTATATTAACTCTTATGTAAATTATATTGTTGAAAATTATTAGTAATTGTGTTTTGTGGagatttacatatatttttattcgTTGATTTTAACTTGATTGCAGGGGCGAAGTCAAGGGTCAGCATGGGCCTCGGCtcccctaaaatataaaattatattttagacttttaaatttttttaaaaattttaaaattaataaagataaaattacattttggccccccctaaaattataaaaatttgatttaatcttttacaaatgataaagatataaactattaaaaattaaaatttcatccggcctcccaaaaaaattttctggcttcgttCCTGCTTGATTGACATTGATATTATTGCCAGTACAGAAAGACGTGAATTCGAGTATACTGAAATACATTATCCTTCTAATTAAGAGATGGAAAGGAACTACAAAATTAATGTTTACTAAAAAGAAATGAGCAATAGTGAAATTAAAAGGAACTATTCTTGACATGTGACCACTTCACTATGCAACAATAACTGGTTTGTAACCTCATATTCAATCCATTACCTTAAAAGTTCAatcgtctttttcttttcttcccatTATTACTTTTGTTTTCGGCAAACCCCTATTATTACTTAGACAAGGCAATTATTATCCCATGTATGTTGAAGAAGGCATCTTCTAACTTTTGTTCCAATCTAAGTTAATTTTTTACACGGTGACATTGCAAATTTCTTTGTTTTCTGTTtcttaacaaaatatatatatattatatttaaaatttagtatttggtacactaattatatatatattttaatttttcatatgtcttgtttcttttatatatttatttttaaataatttattatacctTATTGAATGTTTGTCATCATCCTAACAGTACTTgtaaagtctaaaattttttttaataatgtattaataattttctCACATGTATATAACCGTAATCATAAATGGTTTTATAATCCAAAACAAAATATTGTGCCTTTTCTAAAATGATAATagttaaatgataattttttttaataaaaatgtgttTAGAATTACTTATAACCcctacaaaatttttaaatacgAGGATAAACACGTTTTAGCGTACTCAAACCTATATTTTACTACACTGACAACGATACCGATACCGATACCAATACCAACTAAGCTAAGACtcaattgataattaaataataaattttattgttaattttataatAACCATATTTATAACTTTGATCATACAgttgataataaattaaatttaaaatttaaatataatatttatattaatgtatAGAAATtgttatgataaaaatatttaagcataaaattaaattattataataaattatgtaaaatatgagataaattaagatataaaaaaacataaaaaaatacattgtcATAAAAATAACATGTACACGACATAAATATTAGAATGTGTTAAAATTtccataaaaatattattaatatgtaaacatttatataaattttttataatacttaaaaaaaaaccaaatatgaTATAGATATGTACTATATAATAAGATGAATACACCAAAACTATGTAAGATATTAGATTAATTGAGAtgctataaaaaataattaattattctaatgtaatctatatataaatttataataatttaaaaaaaatttacaagccCAGCAATTTATGTCACGGATACTTAGGTTTGAAACTCGCCATGCGCAATTATATGTATAGGTCTTTGAGTCTCATTTATGTATAAGAGTTTTAGTCCAGCTAGTCGACTTTAGTCTGGactttataacttttttatacaTTTGTGCTACAATAATTTGATTGCACTTGATGAATACTCGAATaatccatttttaataatttgatatttgtCTGAGCTTATATTTGCAATTATACTATACTTGTAACACTAAAAAAGGAAATAACGCAATgaatcaaaataataacaatGCATCCATTTTCTTGCTTATATCGAATGATCTAATTAACCCTAATGCATTTATTCGTTAAAATTTAGTACAAATCCGcgtatcatttaaaaaaaaattatttcaatttttctactattaaaaaaaacattttattagtttttatacaTTTGATAAGTTGACATTTCAATCCTTGCATGTTAATTTTGTTGTTACTGAAATGGCCTTGTTTAATAGTGAATAAcatgatattaaattaaattaaattaaaaatctatCTAGTCTTGAAAATAAGCACAATgatttagtttaataataacTTACGTGAACCaaactataaataatttaaacacaataattttataaaaataaaattgaaaataatttgggAATAAAAGCAAAATTAATTTCTTACATCTACTTActattcaaaattattatttaactttgtaatttttgtaaaaatgcacggactaaaatgttatttttaataataaagggGTTATAATCAGCTTTATGATATATTACAAGATTTGCAGCAAActtatattttttacttaattgtGTCCTTAAAAATTGCCATAATTAACCCTTCAAACTCCAATTAATCCATTGCTCTGTGGGCAATAAGCCCTCCGTTCAATTTCCTCAATTGAAGCCATCATTGTTGAGAACTTTTATTGACGTGTCATAGATAATATGTCATAACTTCGTATATTTGTTGGGagattcataatttaatttttatatttttatttttaagaatttaattttagttattaatactgttataaatagaaatatatagTTAAAATTCTAATCTCGAAGCAACTCAACTCATCGTCTCATGGTACTTTTCTTGCATCTACAGTTTActacaagaaataaaaaatgaaaaagaaaaacattacagcatgtttggtttggtgtaatggattagccatTACACCCCTATTCCGTGGGCCCCACTAATCCCTACTTAATCTCatgtttggtttgatgtattgcCTACTACGGGCCTATTACAACACGGATGTATTCCTCATTTTCTCTGCTTCAACAACGATTAGCCATTCCGTTCCAAAAGTACTAGGGTTCCATGTCTCCCCAACAACTCTAAATGTATCTGATAAATTAGATTTTGTACCAAATTAAATGAAAACGTTGAGCGCAGTATAGAACAAGGCTTATACTTTTCAGATCCAAGTTCTTTTTTCCccctaattaaaattaattggCTTATTTgaggataaaattttaaaccccTTACAGGGTTTTAAAAGAAACCATGTCTGCAGGGGTTTGTGGGAAAAGGGTGGGCTTTGAAGAAATATTCGGATCGTCTCCCAAGAGATTCAGGTGTTCTGGTTACGAATCTCCCAACTCATCGTCGGATCCTGGGTCCAGACCCGATGACCGGGTTTCAACTTTCTCTGCTTTGGATCCTGAGGTTCATTtcatatttgttttgttttaatattgttaaaaaaatccagaatatcattaataattgttttatttaggctcttgtttatatatatatatatgcttatgaGATTTAGATTATCCGGTAGAAATTAGATTTTGTTTATTAGGAGCAGGTTATTTTGTTAGCACTTGGCATGGTATCTTCTTTGTTTAAAACCTTAATCATGTTTTAAATCTTGTTAATTGATTCTGTGTATAGTTAAGAACATCTGTTGTCGATACGAATGAAGATTTTAAGGAGAGTTCGAATGCACTTTCTTCTGATCTCGAAGAAAGAAATAAACAATATGGCTTTGATTGTGTGAGAACTGGAAATTGTACTGATGAGACTGCTACATGTAAGTTGTTTGACTAAATTGTTATTGCTTAGTTGCTTTTGGGATTATTGAGTTCGTATGTTCTGTTTCCTTTGAAATTTACGGTGGATTTCCTCCTTTCCTTGTAAACCAGGTAGTCAAATCTCGGACTACAATGTCGAAGATGTAAATAAACAGAATTTTTATGATAGAAATGCAGTCAACAGTCCTGAGTGGACTGACTTGTTCGTGCACGAGATGACGAGTGCAATGAATATAGACGATGCTAAGGCACGTGCTGCTAGGATTTTAGAAGCCTTTGAGAGGCGTGTTGTCGCCAATAAAAGGGCTGCCGAAGAGGTAAtcttaaaatctttttattttgtcATTAAGCTTTTTTCAGGGAACCAACTTGTTTGTTGCCTTCCACCATTTATATGCTGATTGGTTTTCTGCCGGACATGATCATAAAGCAGATTGAGCATGCTTCCTTGAAGGAACATTTGCGGAGCTTgttagataacaatcaaattctGAGGAGAGATGTTGCCATTCAGCATGAACGCAACATCGAGCAAGAGGGGAAGGAAAGAGAAGTGCAACACTTGAAGCTCACTCTCAACCAGTACATCGAACAAGCTCGAACTTTAGAGGTATGCTTCTTTTCAACCTCTACTGAAGTTTTAGCTGTAAGACTCTAACCATAAAGCTTTCTTTTTCGTATGCAGTTGAACAACTACACATTAAGGCTACATCTTCAAAGGGCACAAGCACAACAAAGTAGCTCAATTAAGGGGCAATTTCCTCCGGATATATACTAAAAGCTTTCGTCGTGTTATTATTAGTTAATAGCTAATATTCTACTATTTTATGGTTTATGTAAACCAACATGGGATATGAAGATTTATACACAGTTATTCTGATGTGTGTAGTTTGTATAATTCAAGCCAAAATATCAGTATCTACACAATTGCAAGTTTGAATCTCTCGCAAGTGTTGACATTGAAGGGGTGATCGAGTTTTCTTGTTTCCTTTTAGAGAAGCGATGGATGGCTAACTGCATTTTCTTGACTGGGTCAACTTGTTTTCATATTAGAGTTCGAGTACAGATTAATATGCGGATCATCTTCAATTTAGGAgatctttttgggataaatttATGATGCTCGATTGAAGCTGATAATAGTAATACCTTGGTGTAGATCGTGGCATTTGATGTCAAAATTGATTTTGGGAAGGCGAGTGATGTATCATTGTAGTTGTgggtttccttttttgtttttgtcaACTGAACATTCGTTCACATAAAAGGATTGCAAGGATAAGTTCCATACAAACGTGCAATCAATACAAAGCAAACTGTACAAAAATACAAGACCATAAAAAGCTTAGCCCTTTAAAGCAAACCGTAAAACATGAAAAGCTTAGCCAAGTGTCGATTGGGTGACAGAAAAAGTTGAGTGAAAAATGAAGAGATGAGGGACTGCAAAGGGAAATCCGCGATAGCTTCATGAAATAAGCTGAATTCTCGAAACGACATCGTTAATACCACGATTCCCTTTTTTTACAGCGCAGTAAAAAGTTATTGAGTTCTAACTTTCCGCTTCCCGCCATATCCATTAAAtgtttttgttccttttttttaaaagaaaagtttAATAATCTTCATTCTCGAAAGTTGAAACCTGGGAAAAATCTACCTCCAGCAACCTACAGTTTCACCGGCAATGGCTCCCAAAACCCGCGACAAAAACAACGGCGACGCAAACCAACACGACAGCAATGACGGCAGTTCATCATACTTCCaaaaaactgttaaaattttcaactttcttttttcCCCCTGAACTCAAAACTCTCAGTCAATGGCGTaccttttctttttcccctgACTTTAAATTCCACTTTTTCTAGGTTTGTTTGCACGATTGGTGGTTGATTAAAGCCGAGAAAGAGTTTGAAGGAAAGAGATTATCTGTTGCAGGGTCCACATCAATAGAGTAAGCTTCTCTTTACGCTTCAGGTTCCCTTCTCTCCTTTTTCCCtgaatttgttttttattttaagaatttgGGTGAGACAGGTCAAAAGCGTTTCGGTTATTTACCTCTGCACCGATTGTAAAAAGACACGATGCATTAACTCTCCAGACAGCTGATGGGATTTGTGTTTGCATCAGAGGTTTCATCAACAAACAACGAACCATTGAAAATGGGTTTTCTTCTGAGGTATCTTTGAAAATCGATTTCTTTTTCTAAGAATCCTGTTATATTGGTATAATTATGAACCTTCAATGCTATTATTCATAGTTCTTGATGaaacaataataatgatgttgtttggaagtaattgatttcaaattcgtaataattttgttttaatctGAACAGGTCTTTACTCATTTTTTCATTGGCTTTCCTCCTTACTGGGAAAAATATGCTAAAGAGTGTATGGGGGAAACTATTATGGCCGATGTCGGATTACAAGTTGTCCCTAATTCTAGTAATGCAGCGAGAGATTCAGGTTTCTGTACATGCATTTCGTTTATTTGGCTATATAAGAGTTAAGACTTTAGATTAGATGGCAGAATATGACTTTTGTTCATACATAACACTTCTAAAGGAATTTACATAACACTTCTAAAGGAATTTCAGTAAGATCAGCTTATTTCTCTTTGAATTCTATCTATTGTCATGACAGGTCTTAGCTTGATTTCGACTCCATGTAATCATGCCGTTAACTTGTCTACAATGGTTGAAGAGAGATCAAACCTTGACAGCAGTCAGCAAAAGGGTGAAGCTTCAACAATAAAGGTTCAAGATGAACAAAATCTAAATAGGAAAATACCGAGCTGCTTAACCTCAAAGTTAAACCATGTCAAAGAATCCTCATTTGAGAAGGAGACTCGGAAGAAACTTGATTTCGAAGAAGTTGTGAGCTTTCTTCTacactatttttatagtttaagtGCTCCGTTTGATTTATGGACAGTAGTTTCATACTTTTCATGGTTGCCTGGCTTAACTCAAGATGTAACTACTTCACCCTGCTAACCAGATATGGCATATGATAATCTTTATTTACTTATAAGAAACGGTCCAAGGCTGGCTGCTTGCTTGATTTTATCTTTAATGCAGGTTGATTAGGTTGTATTCACATGTTGGTGTGAATTCTGCTCCCCGGATAAATGTGTTTCCTTTCCCTGTTTACTTTGTCATTGTGTttctatttacttatttttctcCAATACATGTATGAGTGCTCATGGTACTAAACTTAATGATAGGTTTTTCAGCCAAGAAAACTTATTAACTTATTGTTGTGTTTGGAAACATGAATTGTGGGATTGAAATGCTGAATTAGTTTAGATTAAATATGATTAGATATTTGAGAAGTCTAAAAAAGAATATGAATTTCAAACTCATTACTAAATAGGCATCTATAAATCCATAAATTTGAAACTTGCATTTACATGGGTTTGATTACTCAATTACACTATTTTAAAATCCAACTTCCCAAacacaacctttttctttttctgcccTTACTTGAATCACtgtactgtttctgtttctactTAGGCAAGTTCTGTATccagagaaagaaaagggaataaATCTATCATCTCTCCGGATTCTCTGAATTTCAAACGGTCAAGATCAGGTGAGTTCACAATCTAACATTTAGAAATTGTCATATCCTTTGGTCCCAAACAGTCTTGTGCTCCTTTTTCTCCCACTCTTAATCTTTGTATAGAAGTTGTCTTTCTACATTGATGGTGCTTTTCCTTTGTAATTGTTAATAAAATACCTTAGTTCATATGATTTAAACACTGGTCAGCTAAAGAatccattttcagtgaaatttgCTCTCATGTTTGAACTGCAATTTATCAAACATATCTGATCTAAGCAAATAACGCcactaatatttttttcttttctgctttCTTAGTAGAATTATCAGAGTCTGAAAGTCGTTgcataagtattaaattaattttcaatttcagTAGATATGTGCTCATTTAACTGATTAAGTTATTTCTGTATGTTGCAGGTAGAGTCCTTTTACCTCGAATGGAATTTTGGCGCAACCAAATTCCGGTTTATGATCAGGTTTGTTACATTTGTAGATCCATTTCCGCCTACACATTCCTTTCCTTGTCTTGATTTTTAGTTCCCCACCTTGAATCTACCTTGAATCTTTAGGATCGTAGAATCACAGGCATTAAGGAAGAGGTGGATGACGTGAACTCATCAGGTCTGTCTAATTATCAAAGCATGACTAGTTTTCCTTGGcttctttaagaaaataaaatcatcaAAGCTGGTTTTATATGTACTCAAAGTGACAGCATTGATCGATCAATGTCTTTCACGTTCCATTCCTGCCATTTGCTGT
This window of the Gossypium hirsutum isolate 1008001.06 chromosome A09, Gossypium_hirsutum_v2.1, whole genome shotgun sequence genome carries:
- the LOC107889703 gene encoding uncharacterized protein isoform X2, with product MSAGVCGKRVGFEEIFGSSPKRFRCSGYESPNSSSDPGSRPDDRVSTFSALDPELRTSVVDTNEDFKESSNALSSDLEERNKQYGFDCVRTGNCTDETATCSQISDYNVEDVNKQNFYDRNAVNSPEWTDLFVHEMTSAMNIDDAKARAARILEAFERRVVANKRAAEEIEHASLKEHLRSLLDNNQILRRDVAIQHERNIEQEGKEREVQHLKLTLNQYIEQARTLELNNYTLRLHLQRAQAQQSSSIKGQFPPDIY
- the LOC107889703 gene encoding uncharacterized protein isoform X1 — translated: MSAGVCGKRVGFEEIFGSSPKRFRCSGYESPNSSSDPGSRPDDRVSTFSALDPELRTSVVDTNEDFKESSNALSSDLEERNKQYGFDCVRTGNCTDETATCSQISDYNVEDVNKQNFYDRNAVNSPEWTDLFVHEMTSAMNIDDAKARAARILEAFERRVVANKRAAEEQIEHASLKEHLRSLLDNNQILRRDVAIQHERNIEQEGKEREVQHLKLTLNQYIEQARTLELNNYTLRLHLQRAQAQQSSSIKGQFPPDIY
- the LOC107889702 gene encoding kinetochore-associated protein KNL-2 homolog isoform X1, giving the protein MAPKTRDKNNGDANQHDSNDGSSSYFQKTVCLHDWWLIKAEKEFEGKRLSVAGSTSIESKAFRLFTSAPIVKRHDALTLQTADGICVCIRGFINKQRTIENGFSSEVFTHFFIGFPPYWEKYAKECMGETIMADVGLQVVPNSSNAARDSGLSLISTPCNHAVNLSTMVEERSNLDSSQQKGEASTIKVQDEQNLNRKIPSCLTSKLNHVKESSFEKETRKKLDFEEVASSVSRERKGNKSIISPDSLNFKRSRSGRVLLPRMEFWRNQIPVYDQDRRITGIKEEVDDVNSSGSGSYYMDAANCCGLFLLLSLGSRSNPKHQKR
- the LOC107889702 gene encoding kinetochore-associated protein KNL-2 homolog isoform X2, which codes for MAPKTRDKNNGDANQHDSNDGSSSYFQKTVCLHDWWLIKAEKEFEGKRLSVAGSTSIESKAFRLFTSAPIVKRHDALTLQTADGICVCIRGFINKQRTIENGFSSEVFTHFFIGFPPYWEKYAKECMGETIMADVGLQVVPNSSNAARDSGLSLISTPCNHAVNLSTMVEERSNLDSSQQKGEASTIKVQDEQNLNRKIPSCLTSKLNHVKESSFEKETRKKLDFEEVASSVSRERKGNKSIISPDSLNFKRSRSGRVLLPRMEFWRNQIPVYDQDRRITGIKEEVDDVNSSGSRSNPKHQKR